Proteins encoded by one window of Halorubrum ruber:
- a CDS encoding DUF6432 family protein, with translation MAAKPEYRDRPDVEVALLDALVDRGDEGMTVLELRAAVDADIDAVEEALSALKEDSLITVESEERVRVYAHDRVVPDPDAPDDDPSESLVDAIRDRLGL, from the coding sequence ATGGCCGCAAAGCCGGAATACCGCGACCGGCCGGACGTCGAGGTCGCGCTGCTCGACGCGCTCGTCGACCGCGGCGACGAGGGGATGACCGTCCTCGAACTTCGGGCAGCCGTCGACGCCGACATCGACGCCGTCGAGGAGGCCCTCTCGGCGCTGAAGGAGGACTCGCTCATCACCGTGGAGTCCGAGGAGCGCGTCCGGGTGTACGCCCACGACCGGGTCGTCCCGGACCCGGACGCCCCGGACGACGACCCCTCGGAGAGCCTCGTCGACGCGATCCGCGACCGCCTCGGGCTGTAG
- a CDS encoding archaemetzincin family Zn-dependent metalloprotease has protein sequence MLVDIVPVGEVTPRVKREASGALRSVYDCDVTVHDDQAIPDSAFDADRGQYRAEDLIETVTRVGGGEKNIGITPEDLYYRRRNYVFGLAYLNGSGSVISTHRLRTSSDGGVSTKPAVDVFGDRVRKEVVHEIGHTLGLEHCDNSKCVMSFSPTVREVDVKEENLCGTCSRIVR, from the coding sequence ATGCTCGTGGACATCGTCCCGGTCGGGGAGGTCACCCCCCGAGTGAAACGGGAGGCCTCCGGTGCGCTGCGTTCCGTATACGACTGCGACGTGACGGTCCACGACGATCAGGCGATCCCCGACTCCGCGTTCGACGCCGACCGCGGCCAGTACCGCGCGGAGGACCTCATCGAGACGGTCACGCGGGTCGGCGGCGGCGAGAAGAACATCGGGATCACGCCCGAGGACCTCTACTACCGCCGCCGGAACTACGTGTTCGGCCTCGCGTACCTCAACGGCAGCGGCTCCGTCATCTCGACCCACCGTCTCCGCACCTCCTCCGACGGCGGCGTCTCCACCAAGCCCGCGGTCGACGTGTTCGGCGACCGCGTCCGCAAGGAGGTCGTCCACGAGATCGGGCACACGCTCGGCTTGGAACACTGCGACAACAGCAAGTGCGTCATGTCGTTTTCCCCGACCGTCCGCGAGGTCGACGTGAAAGAGGAGAACCTCTGTGGCACCTGTTCGCGGATCGTTCGCTGA
- a CDS encoding UPF0146 family protein, with amino-acid sequence MGQPPQSERALVAALDRHERLIEVGVGRRPEVARALAERGREVVAIDVEVSEAAREASMEPRPSSAGSLRVVTADVTALASGGDDRSIRDGLGLDASENGFNAVYARNLPAELQRPTVALAERLDADCLFTTLGFEEPVVDVRRRSEESGTIVYVAR; translated from the coding sequence GTGGGCCAACCACCGCAGTCGGAACGCGCGCTCGTCGCCGCGCTCGACCGACACGAACGGCTGATCGAGGTCGGCGTCGGGCGGCGTCCGGAGGTCGCTCGCGCCCTCGCCGAGCGCGGTCGCGAGGTCGTCGCGATCGACGTCGAGGTGAGCGAGGCGGCGCGGGAGGCGTCGATGGAGCCCCGACCGTCGAGCGCGGGATCGCTCCGCGTCGTCACGGCGGACGTGACGGCACTGGCGAGCGGCGGGGACGACCGGTCGATACGGGACGGGCTCGGTCTCGACGCGTCCGAGAACGGGTTCAACGCCGTGTACGCGCGGAACCTCCCCGCCGAACTCCAGCGACCGACCGTCGCGCTCGCGGAGCGACTCGACGCCGACTGTCTGTTCACCACGCTCGGCTTCGAGGAGCCGGTCGTCGACGTCCGGCGTCGGTCGGAGGAGTC